In one window of Anser cygnoides isolate HZ-2024a breed goose chromosome 3, Taihu_goose_T2T_genome, whole genome shotgun sequence DNA:
- the LOC106032502 gene encoding pantetheinase-like encodes MVPPRPVVHAAVFALAALQALASDTFIAAVYEHAVILPRAAHKTVSPEDALALMNKNMDILEGAIREAAQQGAHIIVTPEDGIYGWVFTREAIYPYLEDIPDPEVNWIPCTDPTRFAPAPVLERLSCMARNNSIYVVANIGDKKSCNSSDPSCPSDGRYQYNTNVVFDSEGKLVARYHKYNLFRQETQFNYPKEPEAVTFETPFGKFGIFTCFDILFREPAVVLVSELQVDTVLFPTAWMNVLPFLTAVEFHSAWAMGMRVNLLSANTHNIRMSMTGSGLFTPGGAAAYYYNSETEEGRLLVAELSARPRLSPTYPPAVNWSSYATSVKNFTEDNTFLGAVRRDIFTFSELKHEDGNYTVCQKDLCCHLTYRMSNKNNDEIYVLGAFDGLHGSVIKYHWQVCTLLKCRSTDLSTCGQPVETAQTKFDMFSLSGTFGTNYVFPEVLYSGVQLAPGEFEVLPDGRLESKNSTSKPLLTATLFGRRYEKDLKHPLRNSP; translated from the exons atGGTCCCTCCCCGGCCTGTGGTGCACGCTGCGGTGTTTGccctggcagccctgcaggccctggCCTCAGACACCTTCATTGCAGCCGTGTACGAGCACGCCGTCATCCTGCCACGTGCTGCTCATAAGACAGTTTCTCCTGAAGATGCTTTGGCCCTGATGAACAAGAACATGGACATCTTGGAAGGAGCCATCAGGGAAGCAGCCCAGCAG GGCGCGCACATCATTGTGACTCCTGAGGATGGCATTTATGGCTGGGTTTTCACAAGAGAAGCCATCTACCCGTACCTGGAGGACATTCCTGATCCAGAGGTGAACTGGATTCCCTGTACTGATCCCACAAG ATTTGCTCCGGCACCAGTGCTGGAACGTCTCAGCTGCATGGCCAGGAATAACTCCATCTATGTGGTTGCAAACATTGGGGACAAGAAGTCGTGCAATTCCAGTGATCCCAGCTGCCCCAGTGACGGTCGCTACCAGTACAACACCAATGTTGTCTTTGACTCGGAAGGGAAACTGGTGGCTCGTTACCACAAG TACAACCTATTTAGACAAGAAACACAGTTTAATTACCCTAAAGAGCCAGAAGCTGTCACCTTCGAGACACCCTTTGGGAAGTTTGGCATTTTCACTTGCTTCGACATCCTTTTCCGGGAGCCTGCCGTGGTGCTGGTGAGCGAGCTCCAGGTGGACACAGTGCTCTTCCCTACGGCCTGGATGAACGTCCTGCCCTTTCTGACTGCCGTGGAGTTTCACTCTGCCTGGGCTATGGGCATGAGAGTCAATTTATTGTCAGCAAATACTCACAACATCAGAATGTCTATGACAG GGAGCGGGCTGTTCACGCCCGGCGGAGCGGCTGCCTACTACTACAACAGTGAGACAGAGGAGGGACGTCTCCTGGTAGCCGAGCTGAGTGCACGACCCCGTCTTTCTCCCACCTACCCTCCTGCTGTCAACTGGAGCTCATACGCTACAAGCGTCAAAAACTTTACAGAAGATAACACTTTTCTGGGAGCTGTCCGGCGTGATATATTCACTTTCAGTGAACTCAAGCACGAAGATGGAAATTATACAGTTTGCCAGAAGGACCTCTGCTGTCATTTGACCTATAGGATGTCAAACAAGAACAATGATGAAATTTATGTACTTGGTGCATTTGATGGGCTTCATGGTTCTGTCATAAAATACCATTGGCAG GTATGCACGCTGCTCAAGTGTAGGAGCACAGACCTGAGCACATGCGGGCAGCCGGTGGAGACTGCGCAGACCAAGTTTGACATGTTCTCCCTCAGCGGCACGTTTGGCACTAACTACGTCTTTCCAGAAGTCTTATACAGCGGGGTGCAGCTGGCCCCTGGGGAATTTGAG GTGCTACCTGATGGACGTCTGGAAAGTAAGAATAGCACATCAAAACCACTCTTAACAGCAACGCTTTTTGGAAGACGTTATGAAAAGGACCTGAAGCATCCCCTGCGAAACTCCCCATAA